gagccccgccacccggcggaggaaactcatttcggccacatgtacccgtgatcttgtcctttcggtcatagcccaaagctcatgaccataggcgaggatgggaacgtagatcgaccggtaaattgagagctttgccttccggctcaaggtacttgaactcctccacttggggcagggtctcctccgcaacccggagatggcactccacccttttccgggcgagaaccatggactcggacttggaggtgctgattctcatcccagtcgcttcacactcagctgcgaaccgatccagcgagagctgaagatccgggccagatgaagccatcaggaccacatcatctgcaaaaagcagagacctaatcctgcagccaccaaaccagatcccctcaacgccttgactgcgcctagaaattctgtccataaaagttatgaacagaatcggtgacaaagggcagccttggcggagtccaaccctcactggaaacgtgtccgacttactgccggcaatgcggaccaaactctggcactgatcatacagggagtggaccgccacaatcagacagtccgataccccatactctctgagcactcctcacaggacttcccgagggacacggtcgaatgccttctccaagtccacaaaacacatgtagactggttgggcaaactcccatgcaccctcaaggaccctgccgagagtatagagctggtccacagttccacgaccaggacgaaaaccacactgttcctcctgaatccgaggttcgactatccggcgtagcctcctctccagcacacccgaatagaccttaccgggaaggccgaggagtgtgatcccacgatagttagaacacaccctccggttcccctccttaaagagaggaaccaccaccccggtctgccaatccagaggtaccgcccccgatgtccacgcgatgctgcacatacttgttggtcacaaaaaacattcatgaagtttgcttcttttatgaattcattatgggtctactgaaaatgtgagcaaatctgctgggtcaaaagtatacatacagcaatgttaatatttgcttacatgtccctttgcaagtttcactgcaataaggcacttttggtagccatccacaagcttctggttgaatgtttgaccactcctcttgacaaaattggtgcagttcagcgaaatgtgttggttttctgacatggacttgtttcttcagcattgtccacacgtttaagtcaggactttgggaaggccattctaaaactttcattctagcctgatttagccattcctttaccacttttgacgtgtgtttggggtcgttgtcctgttggaacacccaactgcgcccaagacccaacctccaggctgatgattttaggttgtcgtgaagaatttggaggtaaccctcctttttcattgtcccatttactctctgaaaagcaccagttgcattggtagcaaaacaggcccagaacataatactaccaccaccatgcttgacggtaggaatggtgttcctgggattaaaggcctcacattttctcctccaaacatattgctgggtattgtggccaaacagctcaatttttgtttcatctgacatcacatggagaaagataagaccttctggaggaaagttttgtggtaaatgggagagacaacaacaacaaacacaacaataacaacaacaacaacaacaacaacaacaatagagcaacatcagcaaataggatttgtacaaatatgatagtaaaagtgataccaaagaagcagttagtgaaataaataatacataaatgacaatgaacattgttacactacaaatggagcaatacaaatactaatagaaatatcactattgatatgaataataacaataatgacctgtactatcaacaatacagttgttcaaatgcaacaatacatatatgtaatgataacttgaaatacaaaataaagcagataaatggaggggaagaaagagaagcaaactgcattaaccttgtagattgttataggaaCAATAGGTTAAGTTTTGTCAGTGTGCCAAGTTGATttctaatttaaaaagtaaatacattgaaaaaaatgttttgttttgttttttttacatcaattttCAAACATTTTGAAACTATTTAGAATATGGATgagtaagaatcgcgattcggattcgAATGGATTTTTGTGTGCACCCCTAATGATTAGTGGTAGTTGTTGACGAAGGTcaaaggtgtcaaagtcgttttcactgagggccacattgcagttatgtttggccccggtGGGGCATTTTATTagtattctttttttaaacaaaatgtaaaaaaaattatggttagttgcaataatttcacctcaaaatgtagtgtatgttactgtaaatagaaaaacagtactgctgtttttatggtaaaaaaaaaaaaaaaggcagttcagttGACTGAATTTTActgttttactgttttttttttttactatagatttaaaaaactacaattttacagtacaatgttggcacctgagctgccagtttgtttgtttttaccgcaaatcaacaagtgtatatttttgggtgtattactgtaaatgccaaaatggcaccacagtttattacagtaaaataaagtacagttttttttttcatttagagataaaggctgtaaaaaccacattaaatttcacaatttgaccatgaaatctattgctacttttacattgcacactttgatgaataacttgctttgaaatcattattattagtatttatttctatttaaaaaattgtttgaatgtttcgATCATATATTTGTGCATAATTAGACAACATTgaagttaacatcatttgcgattacattGAGTAATCACACAAAATATAAAGAAAtattacatttagtaagaaaagttacagtactttattaaaACATATTATTTCAAGGGTtccagggccacataaaatgaagtggcgggccacatctggcccccgggccttgagtttgacaactGTGACGTAAGTTGTGTTTGTCGCTATGCGCCTGTGTCGGGGTTGTTTTGTTTCTGCAACACTATTTTCTACCTACACATTGATTATTGCATACTGTGCACGTTGTTGTATGATCCCTGCCTCCATCATCATCatctgtcccaccactctggtcgctttggtgtagaacacattaaagccttctacagaaagctaggagtatccaacgatgatttcaaattagaaatggtcacagctgatgaggtgtttaaaaaattgagcgcgctccaccctaacaaggccaccggccttgataataatccctccagattcctcagggactccgcctccatcattgccctgatcatcacgcacataataaacctatcaattacacaaggccaagtaccaaaagattttaagataggaagagtaactcccctctttaaaaaaggaagcaaattggaacctggcaactaccgacctgtttctattctcagttccatttcgaaagtaatagaGAAAATAGttcatgaacaggtcgatagttaccttgccactaataaattcatgtacaaattccaatccagcttcagaactaaccactccactgacacatgccttctctatctgaccgaccacatcaaacatgaggtggacgcgggcaaatactgcggcatggtcatgctggaccttcagaaggcctttgacaccgttaaccacgctatactgttggataagctcagagcaatcagatttaacaaaacctcatggagctggatgcaatcttacttggaggggagggagcaggtggtagaggtgaacggcaccgtgtcccccccccctctcggtgagctgtggagtcccccaaggcagtatattgggacctttactgttcctaatatacatacacgacatgtcatcggcatgcgactgtgaattgtttttgtttgcggatgactctgccctgctggtatccgacaaagacaagtcacaggtggagaaaatcctcagtgctgaactctgtagaacttgcacctggctcgctgacaacaagctatccatacacttgggtaaaacggaatccatcctgtttgggtcccacatcaaccttaagaaagtcaatgacttcactataaaagtgggtgacattgttatcaccaggaaagatgaggtcacctacctaggttccattctagaggctaacctttcctgtgattaaaatggcaaccaaggtaatcagaaaggttaaccaacgagcaagatttctctacagaatctcctctctggtcaacaaaagcaccataaggattctggcgggaactctcgttcaaccctttttcgatcacgcatgcacctcctggtaccccagcacctccaaaacgctcaaatctaaactccaaacatctcagaacaagctagtcaggttacttctagacctccaccccagatcccacctcactcctacccacttctctaaagtgggctggctcaaggtggaggacagagttaaacaacttgcactgagcctagtctataaaatccactacacctccctgataccgaagtacatgtcaaactacttccttaacgtaaatgaccgccataaccacaacaccagggggagctccactaaccacgttaaacccagattccgaactaacaaaggtcttaactcattctctttctatgccacatcaatgtggaatgcactcccaacaggtataaaagaaagggcatctctatcctccttcaaaaccgcaataaaagttcacctccaggcagctacaaccctaaactaacaccctccccggattgctaataatcaaatgctaataatcaaatgtaaacaatcaaatgcagatagtttttgtttttcttatgccttctgatctctctctctctctctctctctctctctctctctctctctctctctctctctctctctctctctctctctctctctctctctctatgtccactacttgctgtccatatcctaccccccgcccccctccacacccctgattgtaaataatgtaaataattcaatgtgattatcttgtgtgatgactgtattatgatgatagtatatatgatagtatatatctgtatcatgaatcaatttaagtggaccccgacttaaacaagttgaaaaacgtattcgggtgttaccatttagtggtcaattgtacggaatatgtacttcactgtgaaacctactaataaaagtctcaatcaatcaatcaatcatcatcactagtagtacaaaacccaaaagcagtgaagttgtcacgttgtataaatggtaaataaaaagagaatacaatgatttacaaatccttttcaacttttattcaattgaacagactgcaaagacaagatcattaacattcaaactggaatttgatgcctgcaacatgtttcaaaaaagctggcacaagtggcaaaaaagactgaaaaagttgaggaatgctcatcaaacacttatttggaacatcccacaggtgaacaggctaattgggaacaggtgggtgccatgattgggtgtaaaagcagcttccatgaaatgctcagtcattcacaaacaaggatggggcgagggtcaccactttgtcaacaaatgcaaattgtttaagaacaacatttctcaaccagctattgcaaggaatttagggatttcaccatccacgctccgtaatatcatcaaaaggttcagagaatctggaaaaatcactgcatgttgtaagcgatgatattacggaccttcgatccctcaggcggtgctgcatcaaaaagcgacatcagtgtgtaaaggatatcaccacatgggctcaggaacacttcagaaaaccactgtcagtaactacagttggtcgctacatctgtaagtgcaagttaaaactctactatgcaaagccaaagccatttatcaacaacactcaggTCCCGgctcatcttagatggactgatgcaaagtcgaAAAGTGTTCTGTCGTCTGACGattccacatttccaattgtttttggaaactgtggacgtcgtgtcctccggatcaaagaggcaaagaaccatccggattgttctaggcgcaaagtgtaaaagccagcatctgtgatggtatgggggtgtattagtggccaaggcatgggtaacttacacatctgtgaaggcaccattaatgctgaaaggtgaaAAGGataagcaaatcattgtattctgtttttatttaccaattccacaacgtgccaacttcactggttttgggtgttgtacAATAATCCTCATTTGATCCCAGGTCACCTACTAAGGTGACCCCATTCTGGGGGGGTGCTGCATGTCCAATAAGTGGTGCTCTTTGGAGGGCGTTATTTCCCtgtcaatacagctacaaatGCTATTGAGGTTCTGGGAAAGACTCAATTTTTAGACTGACttgcagcacaatactggtcctgtagttgtaggagacgtctcaaaacctcatcaaaattcccgactaaatccgtaatatggcagaaaagtcatattttttgaaaactttttttcgctaaaatgtcgtaatgggggacgcttacaaacatttttttaaaaactgtcttgcctcagcagcacaatactggtccttttGTTGTAGAAgacatctcaaaacctcatcaggagtcccgacaaaacccgaaaatgccaGAATATGCATATGTGGAAGTTGTTTCCTACGCGTTCCACGTTTACTCACGTCACAGATGCCAGGCGGCAGCAAAGTTTTAATGTGCATGTATAGCAATTAActatatttttagacatgttcttTCCAGTCTCTCCCACCGCCTCTCCTCCACtgaccgctcactgttaaagacaacagatgattagattaccacgtaccacctatgaaatctaatcacctgccagctgtgtcttgcCGACAGCACATGCCGctggtgctccgccctcaacactatcgacagaggcggtgacctttgctcctgcaggcgcgcttatcacactctccctccacatacctccaccgccagacttaggCCGGGATATTGTCCGGCCGCGCCTACTCCCCCTCCCGCATGATAGCGGGAGAGGAAGcccgccacggccatctgcgcccccggcctatggatcactctgaaattgtagggttgtaaagcgcGATACCAACGGGAGATCCGCGCGTCGGCATCTTTCattggaggggtttgtggtccgagtagaggctgaacgggcgtcccagcaggtagtaccagagggcaccgaccgcccaccggatggcgaggcactctcTCTCCACTGTGCTATATCTGGCCTCTCTTTCCGATAATTTTCTGCCGATGTACAGGACCGGGTGGTCGGTGCCCCCCCGCTGCTGGGATAAAACAGCTCCCAgccctctgcccgacgcgtccgaCGCGTCCGTCGGGCAGTAAACAAAATGGGatagaaaaatcaggcatgtgcagtaccggctcctcgcaaagtgctttcctcaccttctcgaatgcctgctggcactgctccgtccactggaccagatgtggagcaccttttcgggtgaggtcagttagtgggctggtcaggtccgcaaaccgggggacgaacctccggtagtagcccaccagccctaaaaactgcctcacctcctttttcgTCTTCGGGGTGGGGCAGGCCGCAACTGCCGCGGCTTTGTCCATCTGAGGCTGCACCTGACcttcccccaagtggtaccccagatactgtacctccctccggccaaccgcgcacttccccgggttggcggtgagccccacccgcctcagggactcgagttCCACCCCTACTCTCTGCATATTCCCCGCCCAGTTGTTcccctggatgatgacatcatccagataggcggcAGCATATGCCGCGTGGGGCCGCAGTACCCGGTCCATAAGTCTCTGAAATGTGGCGGGCGCACCAaacaagccgaacggaagggtcacgtattggtataaaccttccggagtggagaattACGTTTTTTCCTTAGACTCCGGAGACAAGGGTATCTGCCAGTAGCCCTcagtcaaatccagtgtcgtgaaaaaacgagcagtgcccaaccggtccaggagctcgtcgacccggggcattggGTAGGCGTCAAAatgtgacacatcatttaccttgcggtagtccacacagaaccgcacagacccatctttcttccctaccagaactatGGGGCTGCACCATGCACTGTGTGACTCTTCTATCACTCCCAATTCCAGTATGgcttttaattcctcccgaactactttgcgcttgtgttcgggtaGTCTATAGGGACGAGACCTCACCATCACGCCTGGGCTGGTCTCTATGTGATGCTGGGTGAGGTTTGTGCGGCCTGGCAGGGGGGAGAACACGTCAGCAAAATGCTGCTGCAAATTGGCCACATCTGCTTTCTGTGACGCCGTAAGATGATTATCACAGCGGAGAGGGAAGGGCCGGGGGGAGGAGGGAACCTCCGGACCCAGTTCCTCACACTCCGCTAtcgccgtcaccatggagacaggctCCGCCTCCCTCCAACCTTGTAGTAGGTTGAGGTGGTATATTCGGGTTGCCCCGCCCCGGTCAGACCGCCTGACCTCGTAATCCACGTCACCTATTCgtcgtgtgaccacaaagggtccttgccacttggcgagtaatttggagctggatgttgggagtaatacaagtactttctctcccggtgaaaattgtctGAGTTGTGTCCCCTTGTTATACAGGCACTGTTGTTGTTCTTAAGCTTGGAgaaaattctcacgtgacaagtgccccaatgtgtggagttttgctctcaagTCCATGACGTATTGAATTAAATTTTTACTGGagcttggaccttcctcccagctttctttaactagATCCAACACCCTGCGCAGCTTCCTGCCGAACAACAGTTCAAATGGGGAAAACCCTGTGGAGGCCTGGGGCacctcccgcactgcaaataACATGGTATCTaaccatttatgccaatttggtttgtccttgtgTACGAACTTcggatcatggatttcaaggtTCTATTCATCCGCGCTACCAGCCCATCAGTCTGTGGGTGGTAAACGCTGGTCCGAAtggatttgatccccaataatccgtacagctcctttaacgtgcgtgacataaaggacgtgccctggccAGTCAGAATTTCTTttgggattccaactcgggagataacTTGAAACAGTGCCTGCgtgacactctttgcagagatgagCACAGCggtactgcttcgggatagcgcgttgcgtaatccaccaggactagcgcaaAGCCAATTAGTTCCCTAGATTACAGGGTGCGTTAGGCGCGAATTTACAGCCACCTTCACATTATGCTTTTCTCCCTTGAAAAAAATTTCCACCCGCACCATAGGATACTAGTGAATGTCCCCATGCACACATTTAACCCGCACCCATGTGACCTTTTCAACGCCCCtggtcgaaccaggttttggtgaatcatggactgctcgcagcccgaatcAACCATCGCCCGGTGtatactcccttgtatccttaccggtacATAGTATGTCTCTCCTGGCCCGAGGGAGGGCGCCGGAGGGTCGCCAACCAGAATCACCTGCTACACCTCCATGGTTGGACACTCCCGCTGCAGGTGTCCGAGCCGCCCACACCTCCAGCACACCTGCCCAGGCATTCGACGTGCCGTTTGCGGGGGAAACACAGTGTCGACAGCGATCGGGCCCTGAGGAGGAGAAAACAATACAGGGTTGTTTCGTGGCCGTGGCCACGGCTGGGCTCCCTCGGCCGGCAGCAAACGCATCCTGCGCGGCGCCGGAACAGGCCGCTCCGCACCTACTGTGGCCTTCTCCTCTTTCCCTTTTTCCCGGTGGACGGACAGGTGGTCCTCCGCCAAGGCTACTGCCGCTGCCACGCCTTGGGGCCGATGGTAGCGGATCCAAGCTGACGTCCGGGATCGCCTCCAGGAATTGTTCCAGAATGATCTGCTCGATCACCTCCCCGACTTGTCCGGGTTGCAGCCATCTCGTTGTTGCGTCCCTCAACTGCTGGCCCAGGGCGAAAGGCCGCTCTTCCTGGCCGAGTCGCATGGTCCGGAACTGGCGTCTGTGGTCCTCCTTGGATCCTCCCGTCCGGTCCAGTACCGCCCTCCTCATGTCCCGGTAGCTCACCCGGGACGCTGGTGGCAGGCTGAGTGCTGCTCGCTGAGCCTCTCCTGCCAGTAGCGGCAACAGCCGCACCGCCCACTCTTCCTCCGGCCATTCACATGCTTTTGCTGTCGCCTCAAACATGTCCATGAAGTTTTGCGGATCTTCTGTCTCCGCCATTCTGTGCATCCCCACTGCCGCCAATGTCGGCCTCGCTGCTGTGGGTGTCCCCGCTCTGGCCCTCTTGGTCAGCGGCCGCAGAATCTGGCTCTGCTGCGCTATTTGGCTTTGCATAGCCTCCATCTGCTGGTGGTTCGCAGTAGACACCTCCGCCAGGAGCTGTCCCAGTGCCTCTATTGGGCTCGGTGAAgacattgcagttttttttttgtttttttttttcgttgGGCGCCAGATGTGGAAGTCGTTTCCTACGCATTCCACGTTTACTCACGTCACAGGAGCCAGGTGTGCCGTTTTAGCAAAGTTTCAATGTGCATGTATAGCAATTAACAATCTTTTCAGACGTTTTCTCTTCAGTCTCTCCCACCACCTCTCCTCCACtgaccgctcactgttaaagagaacagatgattagattaccacgtagcacatgccccgccccaagccgatggtgctccgccctcaacaccatcgacagaggcggtgacctttgctcctgcaggcgcgctgatcacactctccctccacagcatattttttgaaaacttttttttgctcaaatgtcggAAGggtggacccttacacaaaaatttaaaaaacggtcttgcttcagcagcacaaaactggtcctgtagttgtaggagacgtctcaaaacctaATCAAAATTCCCGACAAAATCCGTGAAATGGCAGAAAAttcatatttttgggaaaaaaaatgttcgctaaaatgtcatatggggggacccttacacacaaattaaaaaaacagtctttcttcagcagcacaatactggtccggtagttgtaggagatgtctcaaaacctcttTAGAAGTCCCGACAAACCCGTAAATTACAGAATATGTATATTTTTCGAAAAcgttttttcgctaaaatgtcgtaagggccttacacaaaaatttaaaaaacggacttgcttcagcagcacaatactggtcctgtagttgtaggatatgtctcaaaacctcatcaaaaTTCCCGACAAAATCcgtaaaatggcagaaaatgcatatttttcgaAAAcgttttttcgctaaaatgtcgtaagggggggacgcttacactaaatgtttttaaaaactgttttgcttcgacagcacaatactggtcttgTGGTTGCAAGaaacgtctcaaaacctcatcaggagtccagagaaaacccaaaaatggcagaaaatacaATGAGGATTATTGTAAATCTCCCATTTACACACGCCAGAGGAGCTCCGCAGCCCCCCAACAGCAGTTGGAGGaggctgcacgcacacacacacacacactcacacacacacacacacacacacacacacacacacacacacacacacacacacacacacacacacacacacacacacacacacacacacacacacacacacacacacacacacactgcaatgaGAGAGGACACACCTTCAGTCCCTGCTGCAGCTCCACAGCGACAGAGGGAGGTTTTTCTGGAAGtttgcacacacacaacacacacacacacacgcacaatcacacacacacaaacacacgcaaagCCGGCGTGAATGTGACCCAGAAGAGGCACAGAGGAAGAGAGCACTCGGAGAAAGGCGCACAGGTGGAAGTTGATGCCGACACTACAGCTgcaactttgttttatttttataatttgacTTTGCTTGATGGGAATGGAGAGAGCTGCCATGCATGATGAGGACAGGAGTGAGCCCCAGCAGGAGAGAATGAAGTAACTGCCATGGAGCCGGACAATGGCCCACACTCCCAACTAAAAGGAGTAGGGGGGTGAGTGAGAATATTTACCATCACTTTTTTTACGTGTGCTCCAGTCGTGCATTATTGCGTGTGACAATGTACAGTACAATGTACAGTACGTGGGAAAAGTTGTGCTTTTTGCTGACTTTGTTTAAAAGAGAGAAAATGTATGAGAGGAGGAGACGCTGGTCTTATCTCTCCTCCCACGTCTTCTGATTATTGGCTGCACACCAGCCCAATGAGAGGAGCGGAAATAACCAAACATGTTGCATCATatccttctttgcttgcttgtgtACAGTACAGTTGTTTTAACATCTGTGtcgaactcaaggcccgggggccagatctggcccgccacttcattttgcgtggcccgcaaaagcctggaaatatgaTAACAAAAATACTGGaaatagggttgtccccataccaatattttggtaccggtagcaaaatgtatttcgatacttgtcGATACTT
This genomic interval from Entelurus aequoreus isolate RoL-2023_Sb linkage group LG06, RoL_Eaeq_v1.1, whole genome shotgun sequence contains the following:
- the LOC133652731 gene encoding uncharacterized protein LOC133652731 yields the protein MSSPSPIEALGQLLAEVSTANHQQMEAMQSQIAQQSQILRPLTKRARAGTPTAARPTLAAVGMHRMAETEDPQNFMDMFEATAKACEWPEEEWAVRLLPLLAGEAQRAALSLPPASRVSYRDMRRAVLDRTGGSKEDHRRQFRTMRLGQEERPFALGQQLRDATTRWLQPGQVGEVIEQIILEQFLEAIPDVSLDPLPSAPRRGSGSSLGGGPPVRPPGKRERGEGHSRARSLSTLCFPRKRHVECLGRCAGGVGGSDTCSGSVQPWRCSRRSDRGGATRIYHLNLLQGWREAEPVSMVTAIAECEELGPEVPSSPRPFPLRCDNHLTASQKADVANLQQHFADVFSPLPGRTNLTQHHIETSPGVMRLMDRVLRPHAAYAAAYLDDVIIQGNNWAGNMQRAVCGLLGIVTVVLDLISLYVGLRDHIDISFVFLTVQSKHKNPSTKSKSQLSGEELLNREPSLLDG